Proteins found in one Methylobacter sp. S3L5C genomic segment:
- a CDS encoding transposase — MADVFAPLLEIIQQEQEAKNQGQVWLIDSFPVALAKQGHRFKARVASELADAGYCSTKKLYYYGVRVHIVGRRQAGTLPNPEYIGVTGASCHDGTVFDQIRPELNNNALYSDKAYHRSDAKEVREAQNLTVLTPVKKQKGQTYLEP; from the coding sequence GTGGCTGATGTTTTCGCGCCATTGCTGGAAATCATTCAGCAAGAGCAAGAAGCAAAAAATCAAGGACAAGTCTGGTTGATAGATTCTTTTCCGGTGGCGCTGGCCAAGCAAGGACACAGATTTAAAGCGCGCGTAGCAAGCGAGTTAGCCGATGCAGGTTATTGTTCAACCAAGAAATTGTACTATTATGGGGTTCGGGTTCATATTGTCGGGCGTCGCCAAGCGGGCACGTTACCTAACCCTGAATATATTGGTGTAACGGGAGCAAGTTGCCATGATGGAACAGTATTTGATCAGATTAGGCCTGAATTGAATAACAACGCGCTTTATAGCGACAAGGCCTATCACCGATCCGATGCAAAAGAAGTCAGAGAGGCTCAAAACCTGACGGTATTAACGCCGGTAAAAAAACAAAAAGGCCAAACGTATTTGGAACCATAG
- a CDS encoding response regulator, translating into MTIASPVIVVIEDDPAIRLFLRTGLGVHGFKVFEANLGRQGIVEAGVRKPDLIILDLGLPDMEGVEVIKAIREWSALPIIILSARSTEQHKVDALDAGADDYLTKPFGLGELLARIRVAMRHSVGSPAQEQSGIFNAGALKVDLLKRQVFVGDGEVHLTPIQYRLLSVLIKNAGKVLTHQYLLKEVWGPSYRDNSHYLRIYMSQLRQKLEIDSTQPQYLLTESGVGYRLKV; encoded by the coding sequence ATGACTATTGCCAGCCCTGTTATTGTTGTTATAGAAGATGATCCAGCGATACGCCTGTTTTTGCGAACCGGCCTTGGCGTGCATGGCTTTAAGGTATTCGAAGCAAACCTGGGCCGGCAAGGTATTGTTGAAGCAGGCGTGCGCAAACCTGACCTCATTATCCTGGATCTGGGATTGCCCGACATGGAGGGTGTTGAGGTTATCAAAGCCATACGGGAATGGTCGGCATTGCCTATTATTATTTTGTCAGCACGCAGCACCGAACAGCATAAAGTCGATGCGCTGGATGCGGGTGCTGACGATTACCTGACCAAGCCGTTTGGTTTAGGTGAATTGCTTGCGCGGATACGGGTAGCTATGCGTCATTCGGTGGGCAGTCCGGCCCAGGAGCAGAGCGGTATTTTTAACGCCGGCGCGCTGAAAGTCGATTTACTGAAACGTCAGGTCTTTGTTGGCGACGGGGAAGTTCATCTGACGCCGATTCAGTACCGGCTATTGTCAGTGCTAATTAAAAATGCCGGCAAGGTATTGACACATCAATACCTGCTCAAGGAAGTTTGGGGGCCGTCCTATAGGGATAATTCGCATTATCTACGGATTTACATGAGCCAGCTCAGACAGAAACTGGAAATCGACTCAACTCAGCCCCAGTATTTATTAACGGAATCAGGTGTCGGCTATCGGCTTAAAGTCTAA
- a CDS encoding sensor histidine kinase KdpD produces the protein MTIERPDPDQLLVRVEREKAKARRGRLKIFFGAAAGVGKTYAMLLAAHERRAENIDIIVGLVETHGRKETAILLEGLEVLPLKQIDYRGTTLREFDLDAALKRKPSVILVDELAHTNAQGCRHPKRWQDIEELLDAGIDVYTALNVQHLESLNDDIGQISGIRVWETVPDTVFEAANEIELVDLPPDELLDRLKDGKVYLPQQAEEAIKHFFRKGNLIALRELALRQTANQVDTQMLNYREDNSISEVWQVNERIMVCIGSNALAERLVRSGKRLATSLRAEWIVVYVETPELQRLSAEKRDGVLRILRLAEQLGAETVTLSAPDMSSAIIKFSNERNVTKIVMGKPTRRGWKRLLLGSLVDVLISDAHNINLYLLGSPRYDRDGSGDKAEVSLYRKNPLPGLGGKLSSRKKDTLGYVWAVAVIVAITVLAYLMFGRFELANLVMVFLLGVVFIAMRFGRGPSILASLLGVAIFDFLFVTPYFSFSVSDSQYLVTLLAMLIVAILISNLMANVRSQAKVAGHRERRATVLYAMSRDLTASQSEDEIVRAAVHHLYSEFGSRNVILFPDTNGRIVYPAGHAMSESLRAADLSVAQWVMDHNELAGQGTHTLPGAEAIYFPLSNKESVLGVLVLLPVNLRRVFLPEQQKLLETFLGQIAQAITRVRLTEQARKTQLEIEAERLRNSLLSSISHDLRTPLATIVGSASTLVEEDHALKAEDKLELSRAIYNEGLRMSSLVNNILDMARLDAGTIELNKQWFPLEEIIGAVLTLLQKRLAGRLVTVKLPPGTPMIYVDAVMIEQVLINLLENLLRYTPERSPVEIMAEVFFGAMEISIADQGQGIPKGLENKLFEKFYRVRHEAAQSGVGLGLAICKAIIDAHGGTIQVQNRPTGGAIFSFVIPLDHASPMLDPEE, from the coding sequence ATGACTATTGAGCGCCCAGATCCCGATCAATTGCTTGTTCGAGTCGAGCGGGAAAAAGCCAAGGCCCGGCGAGGCAGGCTGAAGATATTTTTCGGTGCGGCAGCAGGCGTAGGTAAGACCTATGCCATGCTCCTGGCGGCCCACGAGAGACGAGCCGAAAATATTGACATCATTGTTGGCTTGGTAGAAACCCACGGCCGCAAGGAAACTGCCATCCTGCTGGAAGGTTTGGAGGTATTGCCACTCAAGCAGATTGACTATCGTGGGACGACTTTGCGGGAGTTCGATCTGGATGCAGCCCTCAAGCGCAAGCCCTCGGTTATTCTGGTTGACGAACTGGCACACACCAATGCACAGGGTTGCAGGCATCCCAAGCGGTGGCAGGATATTGAAGAGCTTCTTGATGCCGGCATCGATGTGTATACGGCCCTCAATGTCCAGCATCTGGAAAGTCTTAATGACGATATAGGCCAGATTTCCGGCATACGGGTTTGGGAAACCGTGCCGGATACGGTGTTTGAAGCCGCCAATGAAATTGAATTGGTGGACCTGCCGCCAGACGAACTGCTCGACAGACTCAAAGACGGCAAGGTTTATTTGCCGCAACAGGCCGAGGAAGCGATTAAGCATTTTTTCCGCAAAGGCAATCTGATTGCGTTACGGGAACTGGCACTGCGGCAAACCGCTAACCAGGTCGACACCCAGATGTTGAATTATCGCGAGGATAATTCTATCAGCGAAGTCTGGCAGGTTAATGAGCGTATTATGGTTTGTATCGGCTCTAATGCTTTGGCAGAACGTCTGGTTCGCTCGGGGAAACGTCTTGCAACCAGCCTGCGAGCTGAATGGATCGTAGTGTATGTCGAAACGCCCGAGCTGCAACGCTTGTCAGCTGAAAAACGTGATGGTGTGCTGCGCATACTCCGTCTTGCCGAGCAGTTGGGTGCCGAGACAGTAACATTGAGTGCGCCCGATATGAGCTCCGCCATCATTAAGTTTTCCAATGAAAGAAATGTGACCAAGATCGTCATGGGGAAACCGACCCGTCGAGGCTGGAAGCGTTTGCTGTTGGGTTCGTTGGTGGATGTGTTGATTAGCGATGCGCACAATATTAATCTGTATCTACTGGGCAGTCCCAGATATGACAGGGATGGTAGTGGGGATAAAGCAGAGGTTTCCCTGTATCGGAAAAATCCGTTGCCGGGACTTGGCGGGAAATTGTCATCGCGAAAAAAAGACACTCTGGGTTATGTCTGGGCGGTGGCCGTGATAGTTGCCATTACCGTGCTCGCCTATCTGATGTTCGGCAGGTTTGAGCTGGCCAATCTGGTTATGGTTTTTTTACTAGGCGTGGTTTTTATTGCCATGCGTTTCGGTCGCGGTCCTTCTATTTTAGCCTCTCTTCTCGGCGTTGCGATATTTGATTTTTTGTTCGTAACACCTTATTTCAGTTTTTCGGTATCCGATAGCCAATACCTGGTGACACTCCTGGCGATGTTGATCGTGGCAATATTAATCAGCAATTTGATGGCTAATGTGCGCTCCCAAGCCAAGGTGGCGGGACACAGGGAGCGGCGTGCGACGGTTCTTTATGCGATGAGCCGTGATCTGACAGCGAGCCAGAGTGAAGATGAAATAGTGCGTGCGGCGGTACATCATCTCTATTCGGAGTTCGGTAGCCGAAACGTTATTCTTTTTCCTGATACTAACGGCCGTATTGTTTATCCTGCAGGTCACGCTATGTCTGAATCGCTACGGGCTGCTGACCTAAGTGTTGCGCAGTGGGTTATGGATCATAACGAGCTTGCCGGCCAGGGGACCCATACCTTGCCGGGTGCCGAGGCTATTTATTTTCCATTGAGTAACAAGGAATCCGTGCTGGGAGTTTTGGTTTTACTTCCTGTTAACTTGCGCAGGGTGTTCCTGCCTGAACAACAGAAATTACTGGAAACCTTTCTTGGGCAGATTGCCCAAGCGATTACCCGTGTACGGTTGACCGAGCAAGCCAGAAAAACTCAGCTGGAAATAGAAGCCGAACGCTTGCGGAACTCACTACTCAGTTCCATTTCTCATGATTTGCGTACGCCGCTCGCAACCATCGTAGGTTCAGCCAGTACTTTAGTAGAGGAAGACCACGCCCTAAAGGCAGAAGACAAGCTTGAACTGAGCCGCGCTATTTACAATGAAGGGTTGCGGATGTCGAGTCTGGTTAACAATATTCTGGATATGGCTCGGCTTGACGCAGGCACCATTGAGTTGAATAAACAATGGTTCCCGCTTGAAGAAATTATCGGAGCCGTGTTGACTCTCTTGCAAAAGCGTCTTGCAGGCCGCTTGGTAACTGTTAAATTGCCGCCCGGCACGCCGATGATTTATGTTGATGCAGTTATGATCGAACAAGTTTTGATCAATCTTCTGGAAAATCTCCTTCGTTATACACCAGAAAGAAGTCCTGTGGAGATCATGGCAGAAGTTTTTTTTGGCGCGATGGAAATTTCGATTGCCGATCAGGGGCAGGGTATTCCCAAGGGCCTCGAAAACAAGCTGTTTGAAAAGTTTTATCGGGTTCGCCACGAGGCGGCGCAAAGCGGGGTGGGACTTGGCTTGGCAATTTGCAAGGCTATCATTGATGCGCATGGCGGTACCATTCAGGTGCAAAACCGGCCCACGGGAGGTGCCATATTTTCGTTTGTAATTCCTCTGGATCACGCATCGCCGATGCTGGACCCAGAAGAATAA
- the kdpC gene encoding potassium-transporting ATPase subunit KdpC, producing MIKHLKPGVILFVLLSVLTGVIYPAIVTGLAQFLFSSQANGSLMTDSNGKTTGSSLIGQPFSSSGHFWGRPSATAPFSYNAGASSGSNLGPTNPALVDAVKARIQALKIADPDNKAPVPVDLVTASGSGLDPQISPAAADYQINRVAKTRNIRPEILRALVDANTESRQWGFLGEPRVNVLKLNLAMDQLSR from the coding sequence ATGATTAAGCATTTGAAACCGGGAGTTATTTTGTTTGTTCTATTAAGTGTGTTGACGGGTGTAATTTATCCGGCCATAGTAACGGGTCTGGCACAGTTTCTGTTTTCCTCTCAAGCTAACGGCAGCCTGATGACGGACAGTAACGGCAAAACTACAGGTTCCAGTCTGATCGGACAGCCTTTCAGTAGTTCCGGTCATTTTTGGGGACGACCTTCCGCAACAGCACCCTTCTCATATAATGCCGGCGCCTCCAGCGGTTCAAATCTGGGGCCGACCAACCCGGCTCTGGTGGATGCCGTTAAAGCACGTATTCAGGCGTTAAAAATCGCCGATCCTGACAACAAGGCACCGGTTCCGGTTGATCTGGTTACGGCATCGGGCAGTGGACTGGATCCGCAGATCAGTCCTGCGGCAGCAGATTATCAAATCAATCGCGTGGCCAAGACTCGTAACATCAGACCGGAAATACTCCGCGCCCTGGTTGATGCGAACACTGAATCGCGTCAGTGGGGCTTTCTGGGAGAGCCGCGAGTTAATGTGCTAAAGCTGAATCTGGCGATGGATCAGTTGAGCCGTTGA
- the kdpB gene encoding potassium-transporting ATPase subunit KdpB, producing the protein MSQKSVSTSLFDREILGVALVDSFRKLAPQQQWKNPVMFVVYIGSLLTTLLWVQALGGNGKDPANFILAVTLWLWGTVLFANFAEAVAEGRSKAQAAFLRGAKRDVLAKKLDEPRYGANFSKVAGSNLRRGDVVLIEAGDFVPGDGEVIEGVASVDESAITGESAPVIRESGGDFSSVTGGTRVLSDWLVVRITANPGEAFLDRMIAMVESAKRQKTPNEIALTILLVALTLIFLMVTVTLLPFSLYAVTTSGAGQPITITVLVALLVCLIPTTIGGLLSAIGVAGIGRMMQKNVIATSGRAVEAAGDIDVLLLDKTGTITLGNRQASAFIAVKGVSEKELADAAQLASLADETPEGRSVVILAKQKYGFRERDVHTLCATFVHFSAQTRMSGVNINGRQIRKGAADAIRGHIEGLGSKFPPEFRKLVDDVARRGSTPLVVSEGARVLGVIELKDIVKGGIKERFAELRQMGIKTIMITGDNRLTAAAIAAEAGVDDFLAEATPEEKLKLIRQYQAEGRLVAMTGDGTNDAPALAQADVAVAMNSGTQAAKEAGNMVDLDSNPTKLIEIVETGKQMLMTRGALTTFSIANDVAKYFAIIPAAFATTYPVLNVLNVMHLATPASAILSAVIFNALIIVTLIPLALKGINYRPIGAAKLLQNNLLIYGVGGLIVPFIGIKAIDLFLVTLGLI; encoded by the coding sequence ATGAGTCAAAAATCTGTTTCAACGTCTTTGTTTGATAGGGAAATCCTGGGGGTAGCTTTAGTGGATTCATTCCGAAAGCTGGCTCCGCAGCAGCAATGGAAAAATCCGGTGATGTTTGTTGTTTATATAGGTAGTCTCCTGACTACCCTGCTCTGGGTACAGGCTCTTGGCGGAAACGGTAAGGATCCGGCCAATTTCATTTTGGCAGTGACTTTATGGTTATGGGGTACGGTCTTGTTTGCCAACTTTGCCGAAGCCGTCGCCGAAGGGCGGAGTAAGGCACAAGCCGCATTTTTACGTGGCGCCAAGCGTGATGTTTTGGCAAAAAAACTGGATGAGCCGCGTTATGGTGCGAATTTTTCCAAAGTGGCGGGTTCCAATTTACGACGCGGTGATGTGGTTTTGATAGAAGCCGGTGATTTTGTTCCCGGCGATGGCGAAGTCATTGAAGGCGTTGCCTCAGTGGACGAAAGTGCAATCACCGGCGAAAGTGCGCCGGTAATCCGCGAATCGGGCGGCGATTTCAGTTCGGTGACTGGTGGTACGCGGGTGTTATCGGACTGGCTGGTCGTGCGCATTACCGCCAATCCGGGCGAAGCTTTCTTGGATCGTATGATTGCTATGGTGGAAAGCGCTAAACGGCAGAAAACACCTAATGAAATTGCCTTGACGATTCTACTGGTCGCATTGACTTTGATCTTTCTGATGGTTACCGTGACCTTACTGCCGTTTTCTTTGTACGCTGTAACCACCTCAGGTGCAGGACAACCAATCACAATTACCGTCCTGGTGGCATTGCTGGTCTGCCTGATTCCGACGACCATTGGCGGGTTATTGTCTGCCATCGGCGTCGCGGGTATTGGACGGATGATGCAGAAAAACGTCATCGCAACCTCCGGCAGGGCTGTGGAAGCAGCCGGTGACATTGATGTATTACTACTGGATAAAACCGGTACGATTACCTTGGGTAATCGACAGGCATCCGCTTTTATAGCGGTTAAAGGCGTCTCTGAAAAAGAACTGGCCGATGCTGCTCAATTGGCTTCTCTGGCTGACGAAACACCGGAAGGACGCAGTGTGGTGATTTTGGCAAAGCAAAAATATGGGTTCAGAGAACGGGATGTGCATACTCTGTGCGCTACATTCGTGCATTTCAGTGCCCAAACCCGGATGAGCGGGGTTAATATTAACGGACGGCAGATTCGCAAGGGTGCGGCCGATGCCATTCGTGGTCATATTGAAGGGTTGGGTAGTAAATTTCCGCCAGAATTTCGAAAGCTGGTCGATGACGTGGCGCGTCGCGGTAGTACGCCGCTGGTAGTTTCTGAAGGGGCTCGTGTGCTGGGTGTCATCGAACTCAAGGATATCGTCAAAGGCGGTATCAAAGAACGTTTTGCCGAATTGCGCCAGATGGGTATCAAAACCATCATGATTACCGGCGATAATCGCTTGACTGCCGCCGCGATTGCTGCCGAGGCCGGGGTCGATGATTTTCTGGCCGAAGCCACGCCAGAGGAGAAGCTGAAGTTAATCAGACAATACCAGGCAGAAGGGCGTTTGGTCGCAATGACCGGTGATGGTACTAATGATGCGCCCGCACTGGCGCAAGCCGATGTCGCCGTAGCGATGAACTCTGGCACCCAGGCGGCCAAAGAAGCCGGTAATATGGTTGATCTCGACTCGAACCCGACCAAATTAATCGAGATTGTCGAGACCGGAAAGCAGATGCTGATGACGCGCGGTGCACTGACTACCTTTAGCATAGCCAATGACGTCGCAAAATATTTCGCAATTATCCCGGCCGCGTTCGCAACCACTTATCCGGTGCTTAATGTCTTGAATGTGATGCATCTTGCAACCCCGGCGAGTGCCATTCTGTCGGCAGTGATCTTCAATGCGCTGATCATTGTGACGCTGATTCCTCTAGCATTAAAAGGTATCAATTATCGACCAATCGGGGCCGCCAAGCTGCTGCAAAATAATTTGCTGATTTACGGCGTAGGCGGGTTGATTGTTCCATTTATCGGCATCAAGGCGATTGACCTGTTTCTGGTCACGCTGGGTCTAATTTAA
- the kdpA gene encoding potassium-transporting ATPase subunit KdpA gives MTSNSYFQIIVYVVTLLALAKPLGWYMARVYEGESVGLNRLLAPVETLIYRLSGVNPKKEMRWTDYAVSFLVFNLLGALAVFTLQRLQASLPFNPQNLPGVSPDSSFNTAASFATNTNWQGYGGETTMSYLTQMLGLTVQNFVSAATGMAVLVALIRGFTRRNADTIGNFWVDLTRSTLYILMPLSLILALVLVGQGVVQTFSSYQVVPLVETVSYEQPKLGVDGVALQDADGKPVMASIEVKEQVVAVGPAASQVAIKQLGTNGGGFFNVNSAHPLENPSPLSNFLEMLSILLIPGALCYTFGMMVGDTRQGWAILTAMTLVFVALVFVAVPAEQSGNPALAALSVDQSASISQSGGNMEGKEARFGVTNSALWAVVTTAASNGSVNAMHDSFTPIGGMVPMWLMQIGEVIFGGVGSGLYGMIMFAIVAVFVSGLMIGRTPEYLGKKIEAYEMKMAAITILIPPLMVLGGTAFAVMVEVGKASVFNPGAHGFSEVLYAFSSAGNNNGSAFGGLSANTPFYNVMLGLAMLFSRFWLAVPVLAIAGSLAAKKKVPVGLGTLPTHTPLFIALLIGTVLMVGALTFVPALALGPVVEHLQMIGAK, from the coding sequence ATGACCAGTAACAGTTATTTTCAAATTATAGTTTATGTCGTTACTCTACTCGCACTGGCTAAACCGTTAGGCTGGTATATGGCCAGAGTCTATGAGGGTGAGTCGGTGGGTTTAAACCGATTATTGGCGCCGGTCGAAACGTTGATATATCGCCTAAGCGGCGTGAATCCGAAAAAAGAGATGCGCTGGACGGATTACGCCGTCAGTTTCCTGGTATTTAATTTGTTGGGTGCTCTGGCAGTTTTCACATTGCAACGCCTGCAAGCCTCTTTGCCTTTTAATCCACAGAACCTGCCTGGCGTCAGTCCGGATTCTTCTTTCAACACGGCAGCCAGCTTTGCCACCAACACCAACTGGCAGGGGTATGGCGGCGAGACAACAATGAGCTATCTGACCCAGATGCTGGGCCTTACCGTGCAAAACTTTGTTTCCGCTGCAACCGGTATGGCGGTGCTGGTCGCTCTGATCCGGGGATTTACAAGGCGCAATGCAGATACCATCGGTAATTTCTGGGTGGACCTCACCCGCAGTACGCTGTACATCCTGATGCCGTTATCGTTGATTCTGGCATTGGTGCTGGTTGGACAGGGCGTGGTGCAGACTTTCAGTTCCTATCAAGTTGTACCGCTGGTCGAAACTGTCAGTTATGAACAGCCCAAACTGGGCGTAGATGGTGTAGCGTTGCAAGATGCCGATGGCAAGCCGGTCATGGCGTCGATAGAAGTCAAAGAGCAAGTCGTGGCGGTAGGGCCTGCGGCATCACAGGTAGCCATCAAGCAACTCGGCACCAACGGCGGCGGCTTTTTCAATGTCAACTCGGCGCATCCGTTGGAAAATCCTTCGCCATTGAGTAATTTTCTGGAAATGCTCTCGATACTGCTTATTCCGGGTGCACTGTGCTACACCTTTGGCATGATGGTGGGCGACACCCGGCAAGGCTGGGCAATTCTGACGGCAATGACACTGGTTTTTGTGGCGCTGGTTTTTGTCGCCGTACCGGCAGAGCAAAGCGGCAATCCGGCTTTGGCAGCATTGAGTGTCGACCAATCAGCAAGCATTAGCCAGTCCGGCGGCAACATGGAAGGCAAGGAGGCCCGCTTCGGAGTTACCAACTCCGCTCTGTGGGCGGTCGTCACTACCGCTGCTTCCAACGGTTCAGTCAATGCCATGCACGATTCCTTTACACCAATCGGCGGTATGGTGCCGATGTGGCTGATGCAAATTGGTGAAGTGATTTTCGGCGGCGTTGGTTCAGGGTTGTATGGCATGATCATGTTTGCGATAGTCGCGGTATTTGTATCCGGCTTGATGATAGGCCGCACACCCGAATATCTGGGTAAAAAAATCGAAGCTTACGAGATGAAAATGGCCGCAATCACTATTTTGATACCACCACTAATGGTATTGGGCGGTACTGCGTTCGCCGTTATGGTTGAGGTCGGCAAGGCGTCCGTCTTCAATCCGGGCGCACATGGTTTCAGCGAAGTATTATATGCGTTCTCGTCGGCGGGTAACAACAACGGCAGCGCGTTTGGCGGGCTCTCGGCGAATACGCCCTTCTATAACGTCATGTTGGGTCTGGCCATGTTGTTTTCACGTTTCTGGCTGGCCGTACCCGTACTCGCTATCGCCGGTTCCCTGGCCGCAAAGAAGAAAGTGCCGGTCGGTCTCGGTACCTTACCGACGCATACTCCGCTATTTATTGCGTTATTGATCGGTACCGTACTCATGGTTGGTGCGCTGACATTTGTTCCTGCCTTGGCCTTGGGGCCTGTAGTCGAACATTTGCAAATGATTGGCGCTAAATAA
- a CDS encoding potassium-transporting ATPase subunit F translates to MSWVYLLSGVLALAIFVYLVAALFYPE, encoded by the coding sequence ATGAGCTGGGTTTATCTGTTAAGTGGTGTACTTGCGCTGGCGATTTTCGTTTATCTGGTCGCCGCACTTTTTTATCCGGAGTAG
- a CDS encoding Hsp70 family protein, whose product MSLFGHIKKQTDNKEEAVSQKVSAIPVSEPYADDNKDSAGFGNEQFNTEPQNQQVENSVDEDFSTSASSSETDIKESSQDNVSLAPKRFSVGIDLGTTHCVLSYAEITDSDDGEFSQQVMAIPQLTSPGVVEDSFQLPSFLYQAHQAELAEGSTSLPWNAKPDYLVGEIARNLGSKTPIRLVSSAKSWLCHAGVDCKSPILPADAPDEVERISPFQATTAYLQHIRDAWQSLHPEAPLDKQDLVITVPASFDPAARELTVESARAVGLDQAILLEEPQAALYSWIEKSQGDWRKQATCGDIILVIDVGGGTTDLSLIAVTEKDGNLELTRVAVGDHILLGGDNMDLALAYTVKAKLEQDGKRLEPWQIQALTHSCRDAKEKIFNSADIDNIPLVVASRGSSLMSGNLRTELTREEVNRVLVEGFLPKVAVSERPVSRTRTGLRTTGLPYAQDAGITRHLAAFLTKQQNATDDLNDINLPEHATFLHPTAVLFNGGVLKANALAERLMEVLNSWLAAEQAPEARLLAGADLDLAVARGAAYYGFVRKGKGVRIKGGTAAAYYVSIESSMPAVPGMAPDIVALCIAPFGMEEGTREELPDDEFGLVVGEPVRFRFFASTTRRDDKVGTRLDYWTNEELSELDELDITLPEEGRRSGEVVSVHLCAAVTEVGTLELQAISLKDSSRWKIEFDVRAGD is encoded by the coding sequence ATGAGTTTGTTTGGGCATATAAAAAAGCAGACAGACAACAAAGAAGAAGCGGTGAGCCAAAAAGTTTCGGCAATACCTGTTTCAGAGCCCTATGCCGATGATAATAAAGATTCGGCAGGTTTTGGTAATGAACAGTTCAACACTGAGCCTCAAAACCAACAGGTCGAGAATTCTGTCGATGAAGATTTTTCCACGTCAGCATCTTCCTCGGAAACAGACATAAAAGAAAGCAGTCAAGACAATGTGTCTTTAGCACCCAAGCGTTTTTCAGTCGGTATCGACTTAGGTACGACCCATTGTGTTTTGTCATATGCCGAGATTACCGATAGTGACGATGGAGAATTTTCTCAGCAAGTCATGGCAATACCGCAGTTAACCTCGCCGGGTGTGGTTGAAGACAGTTTTCAGTTACCGTCATTCTTATATCAGGCCCATCAGGCAGAGCTTGCCGAAGGATCTACGTCCTTACCCTGGAATGCAAAACCGGATTACCTGGTTGGTGAAATAGCCCGTAATTTGGGTAGTAAAACGCCCATTCGTCTCGTATCCAGTGCCAAAAGCTGGTTATGTCATGCCGGGGTAGATTGTAAATCACCGATACTGCCAGCAGATGCGCCCGATGAAGTAGAACGCATTTCACCGTTTCAGGCAACCACAGCTTATCTGCAACATATCCGTGATGCTTGGCAAAGTCTGCATCCTGAGGCACCGTTGGACAAACAGGATTTGGTGATTACCGTGCCTGCCTCGTTTGATCCGGCTGCTCGTGAATTGACTGTTGAATCGGCACGCGCAGTCGGTCTTGATCAAGCAATTTTATTGGAAGAGCCCCAGGCGGCTTTGTATAGCTGGATTGAAAAAAGTCAGGGTGATTGGCGTAAACAAGCGACGTGCGGCGATATTATCCTGGTTATTGATGTTGGCGGTGGAACCACTGATTTATCGTTGATAGCGGTTACCGAGAAAGATGGAAATCTCGAGCTTACCCGTGTTGCTGTAGGCGATCATATTTTACTGGGCGGCGATAATATGGATTTGGCGCTAGCTTATACCGTTAAAGCCAAGCTGGAACAAGATGGCAAACGCCTGGAACCTTGGCAAATTCAGGCTTTAACCCATAGTTGCCGGGATGCTAAAGAAAAAATCTTTAATTCAGCTGATATTGATAATATTCCTTTGGTAGTTGCCAGTCGTGGTTCGTCTTTAATGTCTGGTAACCTGCGTACTGAATTAACCCGTGAGGAAGTCAATAGAGTACTGGTTGAAGGTTTCTTGCCTAAAGTAGCGGTTAGTGAGAGACCGGTAAGTCGTACCCGTACGGGTTTAAGAACGACCGGCTTGCCTTATGCGCAGGATGCAGGGATTACGCGTCATTTAGCGGCTTTTCTGACCAAACAGCAAAATGCTACCGACGATCTTAACGATATCAACCTGCCGGAACATGCGACCTTTTTGCATCCCACTGCCGTCCTGTTTAATGGGGGTGTGTTAAAAGCCAATGCACTGGCTGAGCGTTTAATGGAAGTATTAAATTCTTGGTTAGCCGCTGAACAAGCCCCTGAAGCACGCTTGTTGGCAGGTGCTGACCTTGATTTGGCCGTTGCACGAGGTGCCGCTTATTATGGTTTTGTACGAAAAGGCAAAGGTGTGCGTATTAAAGGTGGCACGGCTGCCGCTTATTATGTCAGTATTGAAAGCTCGATGCCTGCTGTACCGGGTATGGCTCCAGACATTGTAGCTTTATGTATTGCGCCCTTTGGTATGGAAGAAGGGACACGCGAAGAATTGCCGGATGATGAATTCGGTTTGGTGGTAGGCGAACCAGTACGGTTTCGTTTCTTTGCTTCCACTACCCGTCGTGATGATAAAGTGGGCACTCGTCTGGATTATTGGACGAATGAAGAGCTGTCAGAACTGGATGAACTGGATATTACTTTGCCGGAAGAAGGCCGTAGATCCGGTGAAGTTGTCTCTGTACATTTGTGTGCAGCGGTAACCGAAGTGGGGACACTGGAACTACAAGCGATTTCATTAAAAGACAGTAGCCGCTGGAAAATTGAGTTTGATGTCAGGGCAGGGGATTAA